From one Bacillus sp. FJAT-42376 genomic stretch:
- a CDS encoding sugar ABC transporter ATP-binding protein yields the protein MSEYILEMRQISKHFTGVKALDNVNFKVRKGEIHFLVGENGAGKSTLMKVLSGVYPYGTYDGDIVYEGEVQQFNKINDSVNAGIAIIYQELALFPDLTVYENIFAGNEVKKGGVIDWNETIVEAKKMLAKVKLDVTPDTLIKDLGVGKRQLVEIAKALSKDVKLLILDEPTAALNEDDSENLLELLCELKKQGITCIMISHKLKEVISIADQATVLRDGQTICTLDGPSGEITEAGIIKNMVGRAIDDIYPKRPKKAPGATILELFNWSAYDPKLGRKVIKSADIHVKKGEIVGLAGLMGSGRTELALSIFGNAKGYKLEGEMKLNGKPANLKHTSDAIREGIAYVTEDRKGDGLFLIQDIKNNISAANLKGISTKGVLNNNEEIKIADHYKKSLHIKTSSLEQLAGNLSGGNQQKVSLGKWLFVGPKLLILDEPTRGIDVGAKFEIYTVMNELIDAGMSIIMISSELGEVLGMSDRVYVMAQGAIKGELAIENADQEKIMQLATQ from the coding sequence ATGAGTGAATACATTCTGGAGATGAGACAGATCTCCAAGCATTTTACAGGCGTCAAAGCACTCGACAATGTCAACTTCAAGGTAAGAAAAGGCGAGATTCACTTCCTCGTCGGAGAAAACGGCGCGGGGAAATCCACGCTGATGAAGGTGCTCAGCGGGGTGTATCCGTATGGAACGTATGACGGAGACATCGTCTATGAGGGTGAAGTGCAGCAGTTTAATAAAATCAATGACAGTGTGAACGCAGGCATCGCGATTATTTATCAGGAGCTCGCGCTGTTCCCGGATCTCACCGTCTATGAAAATATTTTTGCCGGAAACGAAGTGAAAAAAGGCGGGGTCATCGACTGGAACGAGACGATCGTCGAAGCGAAGAAAATGCTGGCCAAAGTGAAGCTGGATGTGACACCGGATACGCTGATCAAGGATCTTGGCGTCGGGAAACGGCAGCTCGTGGAAATTGCGAAGGCACTGAGCAAGGATGTCAAATTGCTCATTCTCGATGAACCGACCGCGGCACTCAATGAAGACGATAGTGAAAACCTTCTCGAGCTTCTGTGTGAACTGAAAAAGCAGGGCATTACATGTATCATGATTTCGCACAAGTTAAAAGAAGTGATTTCCATTGCCGACCAGGCTACGGTTCTCCGTGATGGCCAAACCATCTGCACGCTGGACGGCCCTTCGGGAGAGATTACCGAAGCCGGCATCATCAAGAACATGGTGGGCCGTGCCATTGATGATATTTATCCGAAGCGCCCGAAGAAAGCACCGGGTGCAACAATCCTTGAATTATTCAATTGGTCTGCCTATGACCCGAAACTTGGGCGGAAGGTGATCAAGAGTGCAGACATTCATGTAAAGAAAGGCGAAATCGTCGGTCTCGCAGGACTGATGGGATCCGGCCGGACCGAGCTTGCCCTCAGTATTTTTGGGAATGCCAAGGGATACAAACTCGAGGGTGAAATGAAGCTCAACGGGAAGCCGGCGAATCTGAAGCATACGAGTGATGCGATCCGTGAAGGAATCGCTTATGTAACGGAAGACCGGAAAGGCGACGGGCTGTTCCTGATCCAGGATATCAAGAACAACATCAGCGCCGCGAACCTGAAAGGCATCTCCACTAAAGGGGTGCTGAACAACAACGAAGAAATCAAAATCGCTGACCATTATAAAAAGTCGCTTCATATTAAAACATCCTCACTCGAGCAGCTCGCCGGAAACTTGAGCGGAGGGAACCAGCAGAAGGTATCTCTCGGCAAATGGCTGTTCGTCGGGCCGAAGCTGCTCATTCTTGATGAGCCGACCCGTGGAATCGATGTCGGGGCGAAGTTTGAAATTTATACGGTGATGAACGAACTGATCGACGCCGGGATGAGCATCATCATGATTTCATCCGAGCTCGGGGAAGTGCTCGGCATGAGCGACCGGGTATACGTCATGGCCCAAGGCGCCATTAAGGGCGAGCTCGCCATCGAAAACGCCGATCAAGAAAAAATTATGCAGCTTGCGACGCAATAG
- a CDS encoding sugar ABC transporter permease: MNFFREARTLISENIRDYGMYIALFAIILTFSIMTDGLFMSSRNISNLIDSAGYIAVLAVGMTLVIVIRHIDLSVGFVAGFLGAIVAILLTKAGLPMLVVIPVILVLGIAVGLFNGLLVAQIGIPSFVATLAGMLIFRGALLQVTEKTGTIIIQNDSFNAIGNGYIPSLVEAGGLHVLSLLVGLAGILYLIYSEIKTRRNKVKYGFDVTSVGIFILKLVFISAIIAYITWILAGYNGFSWTVIIMLLVVIVYHFLTTKTVLGRHIYAVGSNPEAAHLSGMNVKKITYIVFGSMGMLAALSGILFTSRLQSATTTAGTLFELDAIAAAYVGGVSSAGGVGKVTGAIIGAIVMASLTSGMNLLGVGISYQYMIRGGVLAGAVIFDVMTRKKR; the protein is encoded by the coding sequence ATGAACTTTTTTCGTGAAGCCAGAACGCTAATCAGTGAAAACATTCGTGACTACGGCATGTATATTGCCCTGTTCGCTATTATCCTTACATTCTCCATCATGACGGACGGACTCTTCATGTCGTCCCGGAACATCAGCAACCTGATCGATTCCGCAGGGTATATCGCGGTGCTTGCCGTCGGGATGACCCTTGTCATCGTTATCCGCCACATCGACTTATCGGTGGGGTTCGTCGCCGGTTTCCTCGGCGCCATCGTCGCAATCCTGCTGACGAAGGCAGGACTGCCGATGCTTGTTGTCATACCGGTCATTCTCGTACTCGGGATTGCGGTCGGACTGTTCAACGGTCTGCTCGTTGCCCAAATCGGAATCCCGTCCTTCGTCGCGACGCTTGCCGGAATGCTGATCTTCAGGGGAGCGCTCCTTCAGGTGACGGAGAAAACCGGTACGATCATCATTCAAAATGATTCGTTCAATGCCATCGGGAACGGGTATATCCCGTCTCTTGTGGAAGCGGGCGGACTGCACGTGCTGTCCCTGCTTGTCGGGCTTGCCGGCATTCTGTATCTGATCTACAGTGAAATCAAAACACGCCGGAACAAAGTAAAGTATGGATTTGACGTAACGTCTGTCGGAATCTTTATTTTGAAACTTGTTTTCATCTCTGCCATCATTGCCTATATTACCTGGATCCTTGCAGGCTACAATGGCTTCTCATGGACCGTTATCATCATGCTGCTCGTCGTCATCGTGTATCACTTCCTGACAACGAAAACCGTTCTTGGCCGCCACATCTATGCGGTCGGAAGCAACCCGGAAGCGGCACATTTGAGCGGGATGAACGTGAAGAAAATTACGTATATCGTATTCGGTTCCATGGGGATGCTCGCTGCCCTGTCCGGAATCCTGTTCACCTCCCGACTTCAATCCGCGACCACGACAGCCGGAACGCTGTTTGAGCTTGATGCCATCGCGGCAGCCTATGTCGGCGGTGTATCCTCTGCCGGGGGAGTCGGAAAAGTAACGGGTGCCATCATTGGTGCGATCGTTATGGCCTCCCTCACAAGCGGGATGAACCTGCTTGGTGTCGGAATCTCCTATCAGTACATGATTCGCGGCGGCGTACTCGCCGGAGCGGTTATCTTTGATGTTATGACACGGAAAAAACGATAA
- a CDS encoding helix-turn-helix transcriptional regulator: MSQQDLANKLNVSPSQVSRDERNEYYGATFERIQSVMDAMIINSVTRIDSSLISA, from the coding sequence ATGTCACAACAAGACTTAGCTAATAAACTCAACGTATCTCCATCTCAGGTATCTAGAGATGAGAGAAATGAATACTATGGAGCTACATTTGAACGTATACAAAGTGTTATGGACGCAATGATTATCAACTCTGTAACACGGATTGATTCATCATTAATCTCTGCATAA
- a CDS encoding ATP-dependent endonuclease yields MWAALSYIKETSTTNERPNVLILDEPELYLHPSAVREACRVLYELPGESNWQVMITTHSPAFVDFSRDNTTIVRVERDLSGEIKGTTLFRPQRAKLDDNDRRLLKLLNLCDPYVAEFFFGGHSIIVEGDTEYTAFKYIIANNPEQFKDVHIIKARGKATIVSLVRVLNHFGTSYAILHDSDYPTLINGNRNSAWATNQNIINAVNEHKQPSRVRLIASLKNFEFAFLTKEVSEEKPYNALLELSGNHELAENVRLLLLALINHSAPIPSGCLEWSSLEELERHYQDRVTTYS; encoded by the coding sequence TTGTGGGCTGCTCTTAGTTATATAAAGGAAACCTCAACTACAAATGAAAGACCAAACGTATTGATACTTGATGAGCCAGAGCTATACTTACATCCTAGTGCAGTAAGAGAAGCTTGTCGTGTATTATATGAGTTGCCAGGCGAGAGTAATTGGCAGGTTATGATTACAACGCATTCCCCGGCTTTTGTAGATTTTTCAAGAGACAATACAACGATAGTCAGGGTAGAGCGTGACTTGTCAGGTGAAATTAAAGGAACTACCCTTTTCAGGCCTCAAAGGGCAAAATTAGATGACAATGATAGAAGACTTTTGAAGTTGCTAAACCTATGCGATCCTTATGTAGCTGAATTCTTTTTTGGCGGGCATTCAATTATTGTAGAGGGAGATACAGAGTATACTGCCTTTAAATACATAATAGCCAATAATCCTGAACAATTTAAGGATGTTCATATCATTAAAGCTAGGGGCAAAGCAACAATTGTTTCCTTAGTTAGAGTTTTAAACCACTTTGGTACAAGCTACGCTATTCTTCATGATAGTGATTACCCAACATTAATAAATGGTAATAGAAACTCTGCATGGGCGACTAATCAAAATATAATAAATGCTGTGAATGAGCATAAGCAACCATCTAGAGTAAGATTAATAGCTTCATTGAAAAACTTTGAATTTGCATTCTTAACAAAGGAAGTATCAGAGGAAAAACCATATAATGCTTTACTTGAGTTAAGTGGAAATCATGAGTTAGCTGAAAATGTAAGACTATTACTATTAGCCCTGATTAATCATTCAGCCCCTATTCCATCAGGATGCTTAGAGTGGAGTAGTTTGGAAGAATTGGAACGGCATTATCAAGATAGAGTAACCACTTACTCATAA
- a CDS encoding GNAT family N-acetyltransferase produces MQLIIRPSQKKDMQQLMELDRLIWNSTNTPALLHWDSVEDYEKSYPEGQQMVAAEGDRIAGYISFKHPFDVPSNRHVFDLAIGIHPDFQGKKVGSRLMEHLRQIAREQGVRKISLRVLSTNEKAIAFYKAIGFKEEGRLHEEFFLDGKYVDDLLLYKMVD; encoded by the coding sequence ATGCAGTTAATCATTCGGCCTTCACAAAAGAAAGACATGCAGCAGCTGATGGAGCTGGATCGGCTGATCTGGAACAGCACGAATACGCCCGCTCTGCTCCATTGGGACTCTGTAGAGGATTATGAAAAATCGTATCCGGAGGGACAGCAGATGGTAGCGGCAGAGGGTGACCGGATAGCCGGATACATAAGCTTCAAGCATCCTTTTGATGTGCCGTCAAATCGGCACGTATTCGACTTGGCGATCGGGATTCATCCGGATTTCCAAGGCAAGAAAGTGGGCAGCCGGCTTATGGAGCACTTGAGGCAGATCGCCCGCGAACAGGGTGTCAGGAAAATTTCACTCAGAGTCCTTTCCACAAATGAAAAGGCCATCGCTTTTTATAAAGCAATCGGGTTCAAAGAGGAAGGGCGGCTCCACGAGGAATTCTTTCTGGATGGGAAGTATGTGGATGATTTGCTTTTGTATAAGATGGTGGATTGA
- a CDS encoding DEAD/DEAH box helicase family protein, with amino-acid sequence MKVSLYTEKLLNPVLDRIQQSGTIYILTAFAMKSGVSLLKSALAQAADRGADIKLLTGDYLYVTQPDALKELASIHEKIEVRLWRSNGISFHPKAYLFESEAQGHSIIGSSNLSKSALTNGVEWSVGILENEEKLLFEEASRKFIDLFQAENTIPINFETAKRYEEEYINFHQQHPELARTWTKQEEQELMLPDEEKPDPDSIVMESQESYSVLAPRFAQIEALEQLTSTVEEGYKKAMVVMATGLGKTYLAGFFAKNFGKVLFIAHLEEILHQSAESFLKVMPDKTAGIYNGRQKNPDAELLFASIQTLSMKRHLEVFDPEEFDLIVVDEFHHAAAASYKKVLDYFNPSFLLGVTATPDRADNRDVYALCEGNVAYKIDFLEAIQRTWLSPFHYYGVYDETDYSKLTWRGTQYDQEELMAAQLRTEQAAHILQSWETYRKTRTLVFCSSIRQADFLSAYFADNGYRAVSLHSRQTQVNRKDAARALADGELDAIFVVDLFNEGVDIPTVDTLLFVRPTESLTIFTQQIGRGLRLHPEKDHCVIIDLIGNYRNADIKLSLFDTSIPTAKKEKVIQPVVPLSCTVDLDIQVINLLKELTKKRQPRKEKLLSNYQMVKEELGRRPTYLELHLYGELSANEYKSEFKTLFSFLNWAHELTADEQQVFLSHENWLQEVERTGMNKSYKMIVLLAMLERGIDDWYKPITALEVAPFFHTYLTSKEYRKRIDFSDGQGKKLWGYNQEKVAGLIEKMPMSKWSGSSDGLVRFNEGEFSFQIETDNNAQETLYRWTKEICEYRLHQYFERKQLIIS; translated from the coding sequence ATGAAGGTATCCTTATATACAGAGAAGCTGCTGAATCCGGTTCTTGACCGGATTCAGCAGTCCGGCACGATTTATATTCTGACTGCCTTTGCCATGAAGTCAGGGGTTTCCTTGCTTAAGTCAGCATTGGCACAAGCCGCTGACCGTGGAGCTGATATTAAGCTTCTGACCGGAGATTACTTATATGTCACCCAGCCGGATGCGTTAAAAGAACTGGCATCGATTCATGAAAAAATTGAAGTCCGGTTATGGCGCAGCAATGGAATCAGCTTTCATCCGAAGGCATATTTGTTTGAATCCGAAGCGCAGGGCCATTCCATTATCGGCTCTTCCAATCTATCAAAATCCGCTTTAACCAATGGGGTGGAATGGAGTGTCGGCATTCTTGAAAACGAGGAAAAGCTTCTATTTGAAGAAGCGAGCCGGAAATTCATTGATCTGTTTCAAGCGGAAAACACGATTCCAATAAATTTTGAAACCGCCAAACGGTACGAAGAAGAATACATAAACTTTCATCAGCAGCACCCGGAGTTAGCAAGAACGTGGACGAAGCAGGAAGAGCAGGAGCTCATGCTGCCGGATGAGGAGAAGCCTGATCCCGATTCGATTGTGATGGAGTCACAGGAAAGCTACTCCGTTCTAGCACCCCGCTTCGCTCAGATAGAAGCACTTGAACAGCTGACCAGTACGGTCGAAGAAGGCTACAAAAAAGCCATGGTGGTAATGGCGACCGGTCTAGGGAAAACCTATTTGGCCGGTTTCTTCGCCAAGAATTTCGGCAAGGTCCTGTTCATTGCGCATTTAGAAGAGATCCTGCACCAGTCCGCTGAATCGTTTCTGAAGGTGATGCCTGACAAAACCGCCGGGATATATAACGGCCGGCAAAAGAATCCGGATGCGGAGCTCCTCTTTGCTTCCATTCAAACGTTAAGCATGAAACGCCATCTGGAGGTATTTGATCCAGAGGAATTCGATTTGATTGTAGTCGATGAGTTTCACCATGCGGCGGCGGCCTCCTATAAGAAGGTGCTGGATTATTTCAACCCCTCCTTCCTGCTCGGTGTGACAGCTACACCTGACCGTGCCGATAACCGCGATGTATACGCGCTATGCGAAGGGAATGTCGCCTACAAAATTGATTTTCTTGAGGCTATCCAAAGAACGTGGCTTTCGCCTTTTCACTATTATGGTGTTTACGATGAAACAGACTATTCAAAGCTGACATGGCGCGGAACGCAATATGACCAGGAAGAGCTGATGGCGGCCCAGCTAAGGACGGAGCAGGCAGCTCATATCTTACAGTCATGGGAAACCTACAGGAAAACAAGAACGCTTGTCTTTTGCTCCTCCATCCGCCAGGCAGATTTCCTGTCTGCATACTTTGCAGACAATGGCTATCGGGCGGTTTCCCTTCACTCCAGGCAAACACAAGTCAATCGGAAGGACGCCGCCCGTGCATTAGCGGATGGTGAACTCGACGCCATATTCGTCGTGGACCTTTTCAATGAAGGCGTAGATATTCCAACAGTGGACACTCTGCTATTCGTAAGACCGACCGAATCCCTCACCATCTTCACCCAGCAAATCGGACGGGGCTTGCGGCTGCATCCTGAAAAAGACCACTGTGTCATCATTGATCTTATCGGAAACTACCGGAATGCCGATATTAAGCTGAGCCTCTTTGATACCAGTATTCCCACCGCTAAAAAGGAAAAGGTTATTCAGCCGGTTGTTCCGCTTTCCTGTACCGTGGATTTGGATATTCAAGTCATTAACCTGTTAAAAGAATTAACAAAAAAAAGACAGCCTCGTAAAGAAAAACTGCTCAGCAACTATCAAATGGTGAAAGAAGAGCTTGGCAGGAGACCTACTTATCTGGAGCTGCATTTATATGGCGAGCTTTCTGCAAATGAGTATAAGTCAGAATTTAAAACTCTTTTTAGCTTTCTAAATTGGGCCCATGAATTAACCGCCGATGAACAGCAGGTATTTCTATCACATGAAAACTGGCTGCAGGAAGTAGAGCGCACCGGGATGAATAAAAGCTATAAAATGATTGTCCTGCTGGCAATGCTGGAACGGGGAATAGACGATTGGTATAAACCGATAACTGCCCTTGAAGTTGCTCCGTTCTTTCATACCTATCTCACATCCAAGGAATATAGAAAGAGAATTGACTTTTCAGATGGACAGGGGAAAAAACTTTGGGGATATAATCAGGAGAAAGTGGCTGGATTAATTGAGAAAATGCCAATGAGTAAATGGAGCGGGAGTTCTGATGGATTAGTGAGGTTTAATGAAGGAGAATTTTCCTTTCAGATTGAAACTGATAATAACGCGCAAGAAACGCTTTATCGTTGGACGAAGGAGATTTGTGAGTATCGGCTTCATCAGTACTTTGAGCGAAAACAGCTAATAATCTCATAA
- a CDS encoding response regulator: protein MIKLLITDDEQIERDGMQLILHKHFPELIIEQARNGNMAVQMANEFKPDLILMDIKMPGMNGLDAVEQIRSGDPGIKFIMVTAYDTFDFMRQAIKFGVKDYLLKPSKAADIVMTIGKILKEIEEEKRVQESSLQERQSTRSLAETDAVTQLLFHHVHDVRVDRLMDMLDIQSADKMFAMVVLLPDGEDHFYPLVKEKVRRTGSGWVGALNGNQLPVILFRKPGQTFRAQASTLARDILSIAKSGGQDNWFVGIGNVYKSLDQIRQSYKEALMAAMDTAVPSKFRFYADVPVTGDGSEEPFAGRQENEMSDHVRRGEWTQVRTRLMNLIQHFENKGTDLIQSQQRMLEVLWIGSRVMREMGIDTITPLYSYQTYQYRQLRSETDALLDRMIQAYTSHFERTEADTIHQIKQYIIDHSNEDMSLDTLATKVGLSPIYISKMFKEKLGINYIDLLTECRIEKAKKLLGNPEKSIKEITYEVGYHDPNYFSKVFKKVCSVSPKEYRRGILGRAN, encoded by the coding sequence ATGATCAAGCTCCTGATTACGGATGATGAACAGATTGAGCGGGACGGGATGCAGCTCATTTTACATAAACATTTTCCGGAACTCATCATCGAACAGGCGAGAAACGGGAACATGGCCGTTCAGATGGCAAATGAGTTCAAGCCGGATCTGATTTTAATGGATATCAAAATGCCGGGGATGAACGGGCTGGATGCGGTGGAACAAATCCGTTCCGGCGATCCAGGCATCAAGTTCATCATGGTCACGGCCTACGATACATTTGATTTTATGCGCCAGGCCATCAAGTTCGGGGTAAAGGACTATCTGCTGAAGCCGAGCAAGGCGGCGGACATCGTCATGACGATCGGCAAGATTCTGAAGGAAATCGAAGAAGAAAAGAGAGTGCAGGAAAGCAGCTTGCAGGAACGGCAAAGCACCCGGTCCCTCGCGGAAACGGATGCCGTCACCCAGCTGCTGTTCCACCATGTCCATGATGTCCGGGTGGACCGGCTGATGGACATGCTCGACATCCAGTCAGCAGATAAGATGTTTGCAATGGTCGTCCTGCTGCCGGATGGAGAGGACCATTTCTATCCGCTCGTCAAAGAAAAAGTAAGGCGGACCGGGAGCGGCTGGGTCGGGGCTTTGAACGGAAACCAGCTCCCCGTCATCCTCTTCAGGAAACCGGGCCAGACGTTCCGCGCCCAAGCCTCGACCCTCGCGCGGGACATTCTCTCCATCGCAAAATCAGGAGGGCAGGACAACTGGTTCGTCGGAATCGGGAACGTATATAAATCCCTCGACCAAATCAGGCAGTCCTATAAGGAAGCGCTCATGGCCGCGATGGATACAGCCGTCCCGTCCAAATTCAGGTTTTATGCCGATGTACCGGTCACGGGCGATGGAAGCGAAGAACCATTCGCCGGCCGGCAGGAGAATGAAATGTCCGACCATGTGCGCCGCGGCGAATGGACGCAGGTCCGCACAAGGCTGATGAATCTCATCCAGCACTTTGAGAACAAAGGAACCGACCTGATCCAAAGCCAGCAGCGCATGCTCGAAGTGCTCTGGATCGGATCCCGCGTCATGAGGGAAATGGGCATCGACACCATCACCCCCCTCTATTCCTACCAGACGTACCAGTACCGCCAGCTGCGCTCTGAAACCGACGCCCTGCTCGACCGGATGATCCAGGCCTACACAAGCCACTTCGAACGAACCGAAGCCGACACCATCCACCAAATCAAACAATACATCATTGACCACTCAAATGAAGACATGTCCCTGGACACACTGGCCACCAAAGTGGGACTAAGCCCCATCTACATCAGCAAAATGTTCAAAGAAAAACTCGGCATCAACTACATCGACCTCCTAACCGAATGCCGGATCGAAAAGGCGAAGAAGCTGCTCGGGAATCCCGAGAAAAGCATCAAGGAAATTACGTATGAGGTCGGGTACCATGATCCGAATTATTTCAGTAAGGTGTTTAAGAAGGTGTGCAGCGTGTCGCCGAAGGAGTATCGGCGGGGGATTTTGGGGAGGGCGAATTGA
- a CDS encoding sugar-binding protein, translated as MNKFLKAFSSLMVLMLFVGMLAACNSKSTGGGGGGAGVDVGIVLPTKDEPRWVQDEQRFKEALKDSKYTTEILFSQGSSAKEKENVETLLNKGIKVLIISPQDGDAAAAAVEAAKKDGVKVISYDRLITNTDAVDYYVTFDSLAVGAAQGQYLIDHAKGKGTPLYLYAGAASDNNAFLFFQGAWSVLQPKIADGTFKVANSSEAEGLKDTAELSRDQLSKILGQVTTNWDPSEAKNKAQTHLTAAKADMKGDVAVLAPNDGTARSIADVFGSDGDVKSFVITGQDAEKASIQYVIDGKQSMTVFKDVRTLVKDAMGMAVEILDGKKPETTGEYDNGKKQVKAKQTDVIVVDKENVKKELIDSKYYEEKEFSGL; from the coding sequence ATGAATAAGTTTTTAAAAGCGTTTTCATCTTTGATGGTTCTGATGCTGTTTGTCGGGATGCTTGCAGCATGCAACAGTAAAAGCACGGGCGGAGGCGGCGGTGGCGCCGGAGTCGATGTGGGGATTGTCCTTCCTACAAAAGATGAGCCAAGATGGGTACAGGATGAGCAGCGTTTTAAAGAAGCTCTGAAAGATTCGAAATATACAACGGAAATTCTGTTCAGCCAAGGTTCTTCCGCTAAGGAAAAAGAAAATGTGGAAACATTGCTGAATAAAGGAATCAAGGTTCTGATCATCAGCCCGCAGGATGGCGACGCGGCTGCAGCAGCGGTTGAAGCAGCGAAAAAAGATGGCGTTAAAGTTATTTCTTATGATCGTCTGATCACGAATACGGATGCCGTGGATTACTACGTAACATTCGACAGCCTGGCTGTTGGTGCAGCTCAGGGACAATACTTAATCGACCATGCAAAAGGCAAAGGGACTCCATTGTACCTGTATGCCGGTGCAGCGTCTGATAACAATGCGTTCTTGTTCTTCCAAGGTGCTTGGAGCGTTCTTCAGCCGAAAATCGCGGACGGAACATTCAAAGTGGCGAACTCAAGTGAAGCAGAAGGCTTGAAAGATACGGCTGAGCTTTCCCGTGACCAATTGAGCAAAATTCTTGGCCAGGTAACGACGAACTGGGATCCAAGTGAAGCGAAAAACAAAGCGCAAACTCACTTGACTGCAGCGAAAGCTGACATGAAGGGCGACGTTGCGGTTCTTGCTCCAAATGACGGAACAGCTCGTTCCATCGCTGATGTTTTCGGTTCTGACGGAGATGTGAAAAGCTTCGTAATCACTGGACAGGATGCAGAGAAAGCTTCCATCCAATACGTAATCGACGGCAAGCAGTCCATGACGGTCTTCAAAGACGTTCGTACGCTTGTAAAAGATGCAATGGGTATGGCAGTTGAAATCCTTGACGGCAAGAAACCGGAAACAACGGGTGAATACGATAACGGCAAGAAACAAGTTAAAGCAAAACAAACGGACGTCATTGTCGTGGATAAAGAAAACGTGAAAAAGGAATTGATCGATTCCAAGTATTACGAAGAGAAGGAATTCTCAGGTCTGTAA
- a CDS encoding RNA helicase: MTEKRTGVVANDETLEKNQLKCGIIMPISGLDGYPETHWLEVKNIITQAANQIETLSFKTDIVSNSEGEVNIIHNNIISNIYNSDIVVCDISSRNPNVLFELGMRLTFDKPTVIIKDDNTPYIFDTNSIETLEYPYDLRFSKIVTFKQKLAEKIASTYKASQSDPTYSAFLGHFGKFKVKKLDQTEITEPEQVILEELEFIRKELRILSSERENQHVVKKNSLPNYKQNSLPSYKMKQLRSNIAAYFQISKDERSPMEILNSSEFEDHMFVNGLENFVKQVHPNLLPLIIEQEQTRVGINNF, from the coding sequence TTGACAGAAAAAAGAACTGGCGTAGTAGCAAATGATGAAACTTTAGAAAAAAATCAATTAAAATGCGGAATTATCATGCCTATTTCTGGATTAGATGGTTATCCAGAAACCCACTGGCTTGAAGTAAAAAATATTATTACTCAAGCGGCTAATCAAATTGAAACATTATCTTTTAAAACAGATATCGTTAGTAACTCTGAAGGTGAAGTTAATATCATTCACAACAATATTATTTCTAATATTTATAACTCTGATATCGTAGTTTGCGACATAAGTTCTAGAAATCCTAATGTTTTATTTGAACTCGGGATGAGATTAACCTTTGATAAACCAACTGTAATAATAAAAGATGATAATACACCTTATATTTTTGACACAAATTCAATCGAGACACTTGAATATCCGTATGATTTAAGGTTTAGTAAAATAGTAACTTTCAAGCAAAAATTAGCTGAAAAAATCGCTTCGACATATAAAGCATCCCAAAGTGATCCCACATATTCAGCATTCTTAGGACATTTCGGTAAATTTAAAGTAAAGAAATTAGATCAAACCGAAATTACAGAACCAGAGCAAGTTATCTTAGAAGAACTTGAATTTATACGGAAGGAGTTGAGAATATTATCAAGTGAAAGAGAAAACCAACATGTCGTAAAAAAGAATTCATTACCTAACTATAAACAGAATTCATTACCTAGCTATAAAATGAAACAATTACGTTCAAATATTGCTGCTTATTTTCAAATTTCTAAAGACGAGCGGTCACCAATGGAAATTTTAAATTCGTCTGAATTTGAAGATCATATGTTTGTAAATGGCCTAGAAAACTTTGTAAAACAAGTACATCCAAATCTGTTACCTCTCATAATTGAACAAGAACAAACTAGAGTAGGTATAAACAACTTTTAA
- a CDS encoding nucleoside triphosphate pyrophosphohydrolase has translation MPVYNKLVRDNIPQIIQATGKSFETRILEKEEYINELKKKSFEELDEYMTAETNAEAIEELADLMEIIKAFAEVHGSSLAEVEKIRQEKAEKRGGFEEKIFLVQVED, from the coding sequence ATGCCTGTCTACAACAAACTCGTACGCGACAACATCCCCCAAATCATCCAAGCAACCGGCAAGTCTTTCGAAACCCGGATCCTCGAAAAAGAGGAATACATCAATGAACTGAAGAAAAAGAGCTTCGAAGAACTGGATGAGTACATGACTGCTGAAACAAACGCAGAGGCAATTGAAGAATTGGCAGACCTGATGGAAATCATCAAGGCCTTTGCAGAGGTGCACGGCTCAAGTCTTGCCGAAGTAGAAAAGATCCGTCAGGAAAAAGCGGAAAAGCGCGGCGGGTTTGAGGAGAAGATTTTTTTGGTGCAGGTTGAGGATTAA